Proteins encoded in a region of the Salvelinus fontinalis isolate EN_2023a chromosome 17, ASM2944872v1, whole genome shotgun sequence genome:
- the LOC129813583 gene encoding U6 snRNA-associated Sm-like protein LSm7 yields MADRNKEGEKKKKESIFDLSKYIDKQIRVKFQGGREASGVLKGFDPLLNLVLDSTIEYLRDPDDQFKLTEDTRQLGLVVCRGTSVVLICPQDGMEAIPNPFIQQQDG; encoded by the exons ATGGCG GACAGAaacaaggaaggagagaagaaaaagaaggagagCATCTTTGACCTGTCCAAGTACATCGATAAACAAATCCGTGTCAAGTTCCAGGGAGGACGAGAGG CCAGTGGAGTCCTAAAGGGGTTTGACCCCCTTTTGAACCTGGTATTGGACAGCACCATCGAGTACTTGCGAG ACCCTGACGACCAGTTCAAGCTGACCGAGGACACGCGACAGCTGGGCCTGGTCGTGTGTCGAGGGACCTCAGTGGTGCTCATCTGTCCTCAAGACGGCATGGAGGCCATCCCCAACCCCTTCATACAACAGCAGGACGGATAG
- the LOC129813584 gene encoding death-associated protein kinase 3-like → MAGFRQEDVEAFYDMGEELGSGQFAIVRKCKDKSSGSEYAAKLIKKRRLSSSRRGVSREEIEREVNILREIQHSNIITLHDIFENKTDVILILELVSGGELFDFLAEKESLTEEEATQFLKQILDGVHYLHSKRIAHFDLKPENIMLLDKNVPNPRIKLIDFGIAHQIKAGNEFKNIFGTPEFVAPEIVNYEPLGLEADMWSIGVITYILLSGASPFLGETKQETLTNISAVNYDFDEEYFSNTSELAKDFIRRLLVKDPKKRMTIDDSLQHPWIKVIKRRNVRQEESGKKPERRRLKTTRLKEYTIKSHSSMPPNNTYVNFERFSQVLEEIAAAEEGLRDLEQNQRSCREDVAALLSIYEEKEGWYKEENQSIASDLGHIRQELQRTQAQRRQSQEDARATMLAANALKRKFGRLENRYEVLAEQVASEVHWVEELVRGIEKEKDSLVMP, encoded by the exons ATGGCTGGCTTCAGACAAGAGGATGTGGAGGCGTTCTATGATATGGGGGAGGAGCTGGGGAG TGGACAATTCGCAATCGTACGGAAGTGTAAAGACAAGAGTTCTGGCTCGGAGTACGCCGCCAAGTTAATCAAGAAGCGTCGCCTGTCGTCCAGCCGCCGGGGCGTGAGCCGCGAGGAGAtcgagagggag GTGAACATTCTGAGAGAGATCCAGCACAGCAACATCATCACGCTGCACGACATCTTCGAGAACAAGACGGACGTCATCCTCATCCTGGAGCT AGTGTCTGGGGGGGAACTATTTGACTTCCTGGCAGAGAAGGAGTCTCTAACAGAGGAGGAGGCCACACAGTTCCTCAAACAGATCCTGGACGGGGTCCACTATCTACACTCCAAACGCATCGCTCACTTTGACCTGAAG CCAGAGAACATCATGCTGCTTGATAAGAACGTTCCCAACCCCAGGATCAAACTCATCGACTTTGGCATCGCTCATCAGATCAAAGCTGGAAATGAGTTTAAGAATATCTTTGGAACGCCAGAGTTTGTTG CTCCAGAGATAGTCAACTATGAACCCCTCGGACTGGAGGCTGACATGTG GAGTATTGGAGTTATCACATACATTCT TTTGAGTGGTGCCTCTCCTTTCCTGGGGGAGACCAAGCAGGAGACTCTGACCAACATCTCTGCTGTCAACTATGACTTTGACGAGGAGTACTTCAGCAATACCAGTGAGCTGGCCAAGGACTTCATCAGACGCCTGCTGGTCAAGGATCCCAA GAAGAGGATGACCATCGATGACAGCCTTCAGCATCCCTGGATCAAG GTGATCAAGAGGCGGAACGTGCGCCAGGAGGAGAGCGGGAAGAAGCCGGAGCGCAGGCGTCTGAAGACCACGCGTCTAAAGGAGTATACTATCAAGTCTCACTCCTCCATGCCCCCCAACAACACCTACGTCAACTTCGAACGCTTCTCCCAGGTGCTGGAGGAGATCGCTGCTGCTGAGGAGGGGCTGAGAGACCTGGAACAAAACCAGAG GTCGTGCCGGGAGGACGTGGCTGCTCTCCTGTCTATCTACGAGGAGAAGGAGGGCTGGTACAAGGAAGAGAACCAGAGCATTGCCAGCGACCTGGGTCACATCCGCCAAGAGCTGCAGCGTACCCAGGCCCAGCGCAGGCAGAGTCAGGAGGACGCCCGCGCCACCATGCTGGCTGCTAACGCCCTCAAGAGGAAGTTTGGCCGTCTGGAAAACCGTTACGAGGTCCTGGCAGAACAGGTGGCGTCTGAGGTGCACTGGGTGGAGGAGCTGGTCAGGGGGATagagaaggagaaggacagcCTCGTCATGCCCTGA